In the Acropora muricata isolate sample 2 chromosome 1, ASM3666990v1, whole genome shotgun sequence genome, one interval contains:
- the LOC136927613 gene encoding uncharacterized protein: protein MVLARFMGSVRSQSFLLSVKNMCTTRSFLWPSDIKKLALSDHCSKRSTATAPLDQWTDISLTELKAMLTAGNIQLFDVREPHELVQTGKIACATNIPLRKVPEAFTMDPDEFEEEFSVKQPQKNDINIVFHCFAGVRSRAAMEAVHQIGFTKARQYPGGYEEWARLVEHSERSEIISALRDAFNHLITWEVHELTFLEMAFRQVGKFATSAFSQRYFSLVRAFSANAGPRERIWNCSKEAPGEIHLECLKDMLVDGDIQLFDVRETDEVASTGKIPLSINIPLNEIVTAFKMSPEEFLSKYNVPKPKLTDENLIFYCRSGKRAKNAVESVEKLGFEKASNFVGGWSEWEFYLKHKPKSMQRIISKEH from the exons ATGGTTCTTGCGCGATTTATGGGATCTGTTAGAAGTCAAAGTTTTCTTCTGTCTGTGAAAAACATGTGCACTACCAGGTCTTTTCTCTGGCCATCTGATATTAAAAAGCTTGCATTGAGCGACCATTGTTCAAAAAGAAGCACAGCAACAGCTCCATTAGATCAATGGACTGATATTAGTTTAACTGAACTGAAAGCAATGCTGACAGCTGGGAATATACAGCTGTTTGATGTTCGAGAACCGCATGAATTGGTGCAGACGGGCAAGATTGCTTGTGCTACAAACATTCCAT TGAGAAAAGTTCCGGAGGCCTTTACAATGGACCCTGATGAATTTGAAGAGGAGTTCAGCGTTAAACAGCCACAGAAAAATGATATAAATATTGTGTTTCACTGTTTTGCTGGAGTAAGGAGCAGAGCAGCCATGGAAGCTGTACATCAAATTGGTTTCACTAA AGCAAGACAGTATCCAGGTGGATATGAGGAGTGGGCTAGGCTTGTAGAACACTCTGAGAGATCTGAG ATAATCAGCGCACTACGCGATGCATTCAATCACTTGATAACCTGGGAAGTTCACGAACTCACTTTCCTAGAGATGGCTTTTCGTCAAGTTGGAAAATTTGCGACGTCAGCGTTTTCTCAAAGGTACTTTTCACTTGTTCGAGCTTTTTCTGCCAATGCTGGCCCAAGAGAACGCATTTGGAATTGTTCGAAAGAAGCACCGGGTGAAATTCACTTGGAGTGTTTAAAGGATATGCTCGTAGATGGGGACATACAGTTATTTGATGTTCGAGAAACAGACGAGGTGGCATCTACCGGCAAAATACCGTTGTCCATCAACATccctt TGAATGAAATTGTTACAGCATTTAAAATGAGTCCAGAAGAATTCCTATCGAAATACAATGTTCCCAAACCAAAACTGACAGATGAAAACCTTATCTTTTACTGTCGATCAGGAAAAAGGGCAAAGAACGCCGTGGAAAGTGTTGAAAAACTTGGCTTTGAAAA GGCAAGTAATTTTGTTGGAGGCTGGTCAGAATGGGAGTTTTACCTCAAACACAAACCAAAAAGCATGCAAAGAATTATTTCAAAAGAGCACTGA
- the LOC136912972 gene encoding integrator complex subunit 6-like: protein MCKSHPKNMVIFVFVVDTSASMNQRTSVGTTLLDVAKNAVETFTKLRQRDQASRTDRYMLVTLEEPPGAIKAGWRENQATFMNELKNLQATGLSTLGTSLKEAFDLLNLYRLHSGIDNYGMGRNPFYVEPALVVCITDGSKLSSQNGVHEELHLPMHTTLPGHELTTEPFRWDQRLFSIILRMPGTRSSLPNKMGMHNGDPAIAAMCEVTGGRCYKVSSSKSLGQALESLAQKVQCGVVLNFEKIGGATNPPPPAPEVVKLSGNELRDSDSPTPPLSVHNHTMNNVDYNKEGVKDKNLLHDENLLRADGARINQSGENSTSNSLYPEDNLGVVGISRSATSSPGPQTVQTTAWMSCRRMIYIKSNSPSGHWPVPESFWPDPSMQSLPPRDAHPSVMFSCSNSEPLILDNLPFDKYELEPSPLTQYILERKSPSTCWQTFIVNSSKKLGDVGFPFGYLKASSNLQTVNLFVMPYNFPVLFPIVDELVKVHKMKPTLAWKEKFDNYLSTMPNYYAGPLRNAFRRMGIPSAFVPDHLDSFLSYTVVNYLKKVKQQSKMETERLISLVGKNATRDAVPRPLLSVRTPQLPKAKKQDFRALLHSNFSVNSEDSRVSSETDFNIPNTSFHNVKQNVRTQSYKNPFDISRDELLDQVSRMRINFFHTAATSTRLQDEDARHSVAIADMGNYQEVLRQLSPLREVDPGQNRVHMFGNPFKLAKDQRVLVDEADVNEAMAGVPSRKRPGSPRDKKRQQETPPVRWPNKVNQNGGNSLPVPQNNKLPPDKNTILQDGKTNNVFSGHGIKRKHSEGSEGVNKVLKSSKSLIKPQLAKLQQRLHNKGKINWKQQPVAKTDSINSSKNDFVSSILKEAVTSQSRTLSGQGVPVENSHDSSTSKNVLTNSESQESFADCLSKEQGGGLSPRALKKQLIQEAYEENRLIRNQVFRDIRQPEKSDGVILDRVANLKGSFEIQSSTLQEIIEEAELFKKKALIERLSSHLAILQQRLSPESFDAKHGIKKR, encoded by the exons ATGTGTAAAAGTCATCCCAAGAATATGGtgatatttgtttttgttgtcgaTACCTCTGCGTCTATGAACCAAAGAACGTCTGTGGGCACTACTTTGCTTGATGTCGCTAAAAATGCCGTCGAAACTTTTACAAAG CTACGTCAGCGAGATCAAGCGAGTCGAACAGACCGATACATGCTGGTGACGTTAGAGGAACCGCCAGGAGCTATAAAG GCGGGATGGCGTGAAAATCAAGCAACGTTCATGAATGAACTAAAGAATCTTCAAGCCACTGGTCTATCAACTTTGGGTACTTCTTTAAAAGAAGCATTTGACCTGCTGAATTTGTATCGTCTCCATTCTGGAATTGACAACTATGGCATG GGAAGAAATCCTTTTTACGTTGAGCCCGCATTGGTTGTATGTATCACTGACGGTAGCAAGCTTTCTTCCCAGAATGGTGTTCATGAAGAG CTCCATTTACCAATGCACACAACCTTGCCTGGCCATGAGCTCACTACAGAGCCATTCCGTTGGGATCAGCGATTGTTCTCTATTATATTGCGTATGCCAGGAACCAGGAGTTCCTTGCCAAATAAAATGGGGATGCACAATGGTGATCCAGCCATAGCAGCCATGTGTGAGGTCACAGGAG GGAGATGTTACAAAGTCTCATCTTCCAAGTCCTTGGGGCAAGCTTTGGAATCACTTGCACAGAAAGTGCAGTGTGGGGTGGTGTTGAATTTTGAAAAGATTGGTGGGGCTACCAACCCTCCACCCCCAGCTCCTGAAG TTGTGAAGCTTAGTGGAAATGAGTTGCGTGACAGTGACTCACCTACCCCACCTCTTTCCGTACATAACCATACAATGAATAATGTGGACTATAACAAAGAAGGTGTGAAAGACAAGAATTTGCTTCATGATGAAAACCTTCTGAGGGCAGACGGTGCAAG AATAAATCAAAGTGGAGAAAATTCAACTTCAAACTCTCTTTATCCTGAGGATAATCTTGGTGTTGTGGGGATTTCACGATCAGCCACAAGCTCACCAGGACCACAAACCGTACAAACAACAGCATGGATGAGTTGCCGGAGAATGATATATATCAAGAGTAATTCACCCTCAGGACACTGGCCTGTTCCAGAATCATTCTGGCCAGACCCATCAATGCAGTCTCTG CCACCACGAGATGCACACCCCAGTGTGATGTTTTCTTGCAGTAACTCAGAACCATTAATTCTTGACAATTTACCATTTGACAAGTATGAATTGGAACCATCACCTCTTACACAGTACATTCTCGAGAGGAAATCACCATCAACTTGTTGGCAG ACGTTTATTGTAAATAGCTCAAAGAAGCTTGGTGACGTTGGATTTCCCTTTGGTTACCTGAAAGCAAGTTCCAATCTTCAAACTGTGAATCTGTTTGTCATGCCATACAACTTTCCTGTTCTTTTTCCCATCGTAG ATGAACTTGTCAAAGTTCACAAGATGAAACCAACATTAGCATGGAAAGAGAAATTTGATAACTACTTGTCGACAATGCCTAACTACTATGCTGGG CCTCTTCGTAATGCCTTCCGCCGCATGGGTATTCCTTCAGCCTTTGTTCCAGACCATTTAGATTCCTTCCTGAGCTACACAGTTGTCAATTATTTAAAGAAGGTGAAGCAACAG AGTAAAATGGAGACTGAGAGGCTCATTTCTCTTGTTGGAAAAAATGCCACCAGAGATGCTGTGCCAAGACCACTTTTGAG TGTGAGAACACCACAGTTACCAAAAGCCAAGAAACAAGATTTTCGTGCACTACTGCATAGTAATTTTTCTGTTAACAGTGAAGATAGTCGCGTATCCAG TGAGACTGATTTCAACATTCCCAACACCTCATTTCATAATGTTAAACAA AATGTGCGAACACAAAGTTACAAGAATCCATTTGACATCTCAAGAGATGAGCTTCTGGACCAAGTGTCTAGAATGAGAATCAACTTTTTTCACACTGCAGCAACATCCACAAGACTTCAAGACGaag ATGCTCGTCACAGCGTAGCCATTGCAGATATGGGTAATTATCAAGAAGTTCTCAGGCAATTGAGTCCTTTGCGTGAGGTTGATCCTGGACAGAACAGGGTGCACATGTTTGGAAATCCTTTTAAACTTGCTAAAGACCAG CGTGTATTGGTTGATGAGGCCGATGTTAATGAAGCAATGGCAGGTGTGCCATCTCGCAAAAGACCTGGTTCTCCAAGAGATAAGAAAAGGCAACAAGAGACACCACCAGTGCGGTGGCCAAACAAAGTTAATCAGAATGGTGGAAACTCACTTCCTGTACCTCAGAACAACAAACTACCCCCTGACAAAAATACAATTTTGCAAGATGGGAAAACAAATAATGTCTTTTCAGGCCATGGAATAAAGCGGAAACACAGTGAGGGAAGTGAAGGTGTAAACAAGGTGCTCAAATCATCAAAGAGTTTAATTAAACCACAACTTGCCAAACTTCAGCAGAGGCTGCACAATAAAGGGAAGATAAACTGGAAACAGCAACCAGTTGCAAAGACTGATAGTATTAATTCCTCAAAGAATGACTTTGTTTCATCTATTCTTAAAGAAGCAGTAACTTCTCAGAGTAGAACGTTATCAGGTCAAGGAGTGCCTGTTGAAAATTCTCATGACAGTTCCACAAGTAAAAATGTATTGACAAACTCTGAATCCCAAGAGTCATTTGCAGATTGTCTTTCAAAAGAACAAGGAGGGGGATTGTCAccaagagcactgaaaaaacaGCTGATACAAGAAGCTTATGAAGAAAACAGGTTAATAAGAAATCAGGTGTTCAGGGACATAAGGCAGCCAGAAAAAA gtgatGGCGTCATCCTTGATCGTGTTGCAAATCTGAAAGGATCTTTTGAAATTCAAAGTTCCACACTACAGGAAATCATAGAAGAGGCAGAACTCTTCAAAAAGAAAGCATTGATTGAGAGACTATCATCGCATCTTGCAATCCTTCAGCAAAGACTTTCTCCAGAGTCATTTGATGCCAAGCATGgcattaaaaaaagataa
- the LOC136913744 gene encoding protein phosphatase 1 regulatory subunit 35-like — protein MDSEGVRLPPKPTYQNPTALFKSSQLDLTPEKESTRPTRKQLNNNENSNNLPTKIFGNTTNEAKKIYACLAQPSINSSNRICRKLAVLQEQKFDAATAIAEELEQSETARTNLGEKVALAVNVKKGSHVYCDLLPLDVDDNDLLAEYECIKSKSMFKTVKSELQEPDIMAFFAEDFETQVPHFDYAEFYIEEPLPRTIPASFSHLFDLYQHHQCWQEL, from the exons ATGGATTCCGAAGGTGTAAGATTGCCTCCAAAGCCTACTTACCAGAATCCAACTGCTTTGTTTAAAAGTTCTCAATTAGACCTCACTCCTGAAAAGGAATCGACAAGGCCAACAAGAAAGCAACTCAATAATAACGAAAACAGCAATAACCTTCCTACAAAAATCTTTGGGAATACGACGAATGAAGCAAAGAAGATCTACGCATG CCTGGCTCAGCCATCAATAAATTCTTCAAATCGCATATGCAGGAAGCTGGCTGTTTTACAAGAGCAAAAATTTGATGCTGCTACAGCAATAGCTGAAGAGCTTGAACAATCTGAAACTGCCAGAACAAACCTTGGAGAGAAAGTTGCTCTAGCTGTCAATGTCAAGAAGGGTAGTCATGTTTACTGTGACTTGCTTCCCCTCGATGTTGATGACAATGATTTGCTTGCCGAGTATGAATGCATTAAAAGTAAAAGTATGTTTAAGACTGTTAAGTCTGAATTACAGGAACCAGATATCATGGCTTTCTTTGCTGAGGATTTTGAGACACAAGTGCCTCACTTTGATTATGCAGAGTTCTATATTGAAGAGCCATTGCCCAGGACAATACCAGCTTCATTTTCACATCTATTTGATTTGTATCAGCACCACCAGTGCTGGCAAGAACTCTAA